From a region of the Pyrococcus kukulkanii genome:
- a CDS encoding COG1470 family protein gives MKKIFLSVVLVSLLLMNFPVLSSSDKWVVVYTGYLKPGDILSVGDYTITVRQSIYGSPYIFIKKGSEWGTFFKADFGASLEYENIRVTPGSYDSEKGLFVVVNYKVTSEEHKAKPGLYFKDFEILNVTNNTVKIKYSGKILTLLANSSARIGSYLLEFTGSTVVLYELPKVVVSRSGAELVVSFPYKEITVSPEETVQLPVLVTNNRSEKATVKADILSAPTDWDVGLYYQGVEIGSMDLEGKSTLSLELRISIPQNASGVHYIKFSINDEIFTLKVRVKGPKGVEEGIKVYTPILVQEVEAGESARFPLVISTPYDANISISLHAPTNWKAYSTYQNMRVSEVSLRKGESATFDVVVEVPRNADLGAHEIKVGIAVEGSQGGITKDITFVINVYKTYKGQKATLKLAVVDDSGMPVPKATVKIGNETYGTDINGLLEVELNPGEYKVVVTKDGFEKAEEDVKLEDGEVKELKIMIRKEAYYFVVDTESDVYPITLGSVSSPFAITIENLGRNDDEYKLGISGLPSNWNAMFTQSPESTLQLTKIKVEAGKSETIYLKVYPSLNAKPGKYNITLIVRSSSGLVKEVPIKIDLTGIYQMDVNLMNYRLTITAGEERETTINIYNFGTAPITNIRISASAPKGWEVYVEPQSIPILDPKKPTSAMIRIKVPKGTPAGDYRVRITVKSDQQEWNDSIRVVVRQRSTSAYIGIFLLILAFVGVILMIRRVGRR, from the coding sequence ATGAAAAAAATCTTCCTGTCTGTTGTTCTTGTGTCCCTTTTGCTAATGAACTTCCCGGTCTTATCAAGCTCCGACAAGTGGGTCGTTGTTTATACGGGCTATTTAAAGCCGGGAGATATCCTAAGCGTTGGAGATTACACAATTACGGTGAGGCAGAGTATCTACGGCTCTCCTTATATCTTCATTAAGAAGGGTAGCGAATGGGGAACCTTCTTTAAAGCTGATTTTGGTGCAAGTCTGGAATATGAAAACATAAGGGTTACTCCAGGTAGCTATGATAGCGAAAAAGGCTTATTCGTTGTAGTTAACTATAAAGTCACCAGTGAGGAGCACAAAGCAAAGCCTGGGTTATATTTTAAGGATTTTGAAATACTGAACGTGACGAATAACACAGTCAAGATAAAGTACAGTGGGAAGATCCTAACTTTGTTGGCGAACTCTTCAGCTAGAATCGGTTCGTACCTTTTAGAGTTTACTGGGAGCACGGTAGTTCTATACGAGTTGCCTAAAGTAGTAGTAAGTAGGAGTGGGGCCGAGCTAGTAGTCTCATTTCCCTATAAAGAAATCACGGTTTCTCCTGAGGAGACGGTTCAGTTGCCTGTCCTCGTGACTAACAATAGATCCGAGAAAGCCACGGTAAAAGCGGATATCTTAAGCGCCCCCACTGACTGGGACGTTGGTCTCTACTATCAGGGAGTTGAAATAGGCTCAATGGACCTTGAGGGCAAATCAACTCTTTCTTTAGAATTGCGGATCTCGATACCGCAGAACGCTTCAGGAGTGCACTACATCAAGTTTTCAATAAATGACGAGATATTTACACTTAAAGTTAGGGTAAAGGGACCGAAGGGGGTAGAAGAAGGGATAAAGGTGTACACTCCAATACTCGTCCAAGAAGTTGAGGCTGGAGAATCTGCGAGGTTCCCTCTGGTTATATCGACACCCTACGATGCCAATATTTCCATATCCCTTCACGCTCCAACTAACTGGAAGGCTTACTCAACTTACCAGAATATGAGGGTGTCGGAGGTTTCCCTCAGAAAGGGGGAGAGTGCTACCTTTGACGTAGTCGTGGAAGTCCCAAGAAACGCGGATCTTGGAGCCCATGAGATAAAAGTGGGAATAGCAGTTGAGGGGTCTCAAGGGGGCATTACGAAGGACATAACGTTTGTCATTAATGTGTACAAGACTTACAAGGGTCAAAAAGCAACTCTCAAATTGGCAGTGGTTGACGATAGCGGAATGCCCGTTCCAAAGGCCACCGTTAAGATAGGAAATGAGACGTATGGGACGGACATTAACGGACTCTTAGAAGTTGAGTTGAATCCTGGGGAGTATAAGGTGGTAGTCACCAAGGATGGCTTTGAAAAGGCTGAAGAGGATGTCAAGCTGGAAGACGGTGAGGTTAAGGAATTAAAGATAATGATAAGAAAGGAGGCCTATTACTTTGTCGTTGACACGGAGTCGGATGTGTATCCAATAACACTTGGAAGTGTCTCGTCCCCCTTCGCAATTACGATAGAGAATTTGGGTAGGAACGATGACGAGTATAAGCTAGGCATATCAGGCCTTCCGAGCAATTGGAACGCAATGTTTACACAGTCACCTGAAAGTACACTTCAACTAACTAAAATAAAAGTTGAGGCTGGAAAATCAGAAACCATTTACCTTAAAGTGTACCCCTCCCTAAACGCTAAGCCTGGGAAGTACAACATCACGCTAATAGTTCGGAGTTCTAGCGGTCTAGTCAAAGAGGTGCCAATAAAAATAGATCTAACGGGAATTTATCAGATGGATGTTAACCTAATGAACTACAGGCTAACTATAACTGCAGGCGAAGAAAGGGAGACTACCATAAATATATACAACTTTGGAACGGCGCCGATAACCAACATTAGGATATCTGCTTCTGCACCAAAGGGTTGGGAAGTTTACGTTGAGCCTCAATCAATCCCGATACTAGATCCCAAGAAGCCTACGAGTGCCATGATAAGAATAAAGGTGCCGAAAGGGACTCCCGCTGGGGACTACAGAGTAAGGATAACGGTTAAGTCTGACCAGCAGGAGTGGAACGACTCAATTAGAGTTGTCGTCAGACAAAGGTCTACCTCGGCCTATATAGGTATCTTTCTCTTGATATTGGCGTTTGTGGGAGTAATATTAATGATAAGGAGGGTTGGAAGGAGATGA
- a CDS encoding ABC transporter permease — MSAIQNIASKELYLAVKTKRFIILLSVYLIFLALSVYFTRFDVTAEGSYGYTVHRTIMGASGVIYETPISSIFINNSMLWMFFGALLGILLGADSINRELQEGTVKVLLGHPVYRDEVINGKFLGNALALLLVILVGFIFTIATALIFGIPMEGLSLVRLFILSIFIFLYTLVFLSLGTMISTLIRSPETSILVSIGLVIFFVIVYPILAGSLANSIVGEPPECHAVTVVRQVEANGQVIESIGPSNDNCAEIYEEWREKVTVWERRINILNPAMHFAQLMIYTFAGEEGYDDYLPLSDSLGYAINNLAILIIELLFPFSIAYVRFLTRDLR, encoded by the coding sequence ATGAGTGCCATTCAGAACATAGCAAGTAAGGAGCTTTACTTGGCAGTAAAGACCAAGAGGTTTATAATCTTACTTTCCGTCTATTTAATCTTTTTAGCCCTCTCCGTATATTTCACAAGGTTTGATGTTACCGCAGAAGGCAGCTATGGCTATACCGTTCACAGGACTATAATGGGAGCTAGTGGTGTTATATATGAAACTCCAATCTCATCAATTTTCATTAACAACTCAATGTTGTGGATGTTCTTCGGAGCTCTTCTTGGCATTTTATTGGGCGCAGATTCGATAAATAGAGAGCTCCAAGAAGGGACGGTAAAAGTTCTACTTGGTCATCCAGTTTATAGAGATGAAGTAATAAATGGCAAGTTCTTGGGGAATGCACTAGCCCTCCTACTCGTGATCTTGGTAGGGTTCATCTTTACCATAGCAACAGCCCTAATATTCGGAATCCCAATGGAGGGGCTCTCTTTAGTTAGGCTCTTCATATTGTCAATTTTCATATTCCTGTACACCCTTGTATTCTTAAGCTTAGGAACTATGATATCAACGCTTATCAGGAGTCCCGAAACTTCAATATTAGTTAGCATAGGTTTGGTCATCTTCTTTGTCATAGTTTATCCGATACTTGCAGGTTCGTTGGCTAACTCGATAGTAGGCGAGCCTCCCGAGTGCCATGCCGTAACGGTAGTCAGACAGGTTGAGGCAAATGGTCAAGTAATAGAGTCCATTGGGCCTTCAAATGATAACTGTGCAGAGATATATGAGGAGTGGAGGGAAAAAGTGACGGTATGGGAGAGGAGGATAAATATCCTGAATCCAGCAATGCACTTTGCTCAGCTGATGATCTACACCTTCGCGGGAGAGGAAGGTTACGATGATTATCTGCCCCTTTCAGATAGCCTTGGTTACGCGATTAACAACTTGGCTATTCTTATAATAGAGCTACTGTTCCCGTTCTCAATAGCGTACGTCAGATTTCTCACTAGGGATTTACGTTAG
- a CDS encoding pyridoxal phosphate-dependent aminotransferase, whose translation MALRDRLELVNPSEIRRLFDIAAGMKDVISLGIGEPDFDTPQHIKEYAKEALDKGLTHYGPNIGLLELREAIAEKLKKQNGIEADPKTEIMVLVGANQAFLMSLATFLGEGEEVLIPTPMFVSYAPAVILAGGKPVEVPTYEENEFRLTVDDLEKYVTEKTRALIINSPNNPTGAVLTKKDLEEIADFAVEHDLMVISDEVYEHFIYDDAKHYSMAALDGMFERTITVNGFSKTFAMTGWRLGFVAAPSWVIEKMVRFQMYNATCPVTFVQYAAAKALRDERSWKAVEEMRKEYDRRRKLVWKRLNEMGLPTVKPKGAFYIFPRIKDTGLTSKEFSELMLKEARVAVVPGSAFGKAGEGYVRISYATAYEKLEEAMDRMEKVLKEKKLT comes from the coding sequence GTGGCCCTGAGGGATAGGCTTGAGCTTGTTAATCCTTCCGAGATTAGGAGGCTTTTTGACATTGCTGCTGGAATGAAAGATGTAATATCCCTGGGAATTGGAGAACCAGATTTCGATACTCCACAACACATAAAAGAATATGCGAAGGAGGCCCTAGACAAGGGATTAACACACTATGGTCCAAACATAGGATTACTTGAACTTAGGGAGGCAATAGCAGAAAAGCTAAAGAAGCAGAATGGAATTGAAGCAGACCCAAAGACCGAAATAATGGTTCTAGTTGGGGCAAATCAGGCCTTCCTCATGAGCCTCGCGACGTTCCTTGGAGAAGGTGAAGAAGTTTTGATACCAACTCCAATGTTCGTCAGCTATGCCCCAGCCGTGATCCTTGCCGGAGGAAAGCCCGTCGAAGTGCCGACGTACGAGGAGAACGAATTCAGATTAACGGTTGACGATCTGGAGAAGTACGTTACTGAGAAGACTAGGGCTCTAATTATAAACTCCCCAAACAACCCGACAGGTGCAGTGCTAACTAAAAAAGATCTAGAAGAGATAGCGGATTTTGCAGTAGAACATGACTTGATGGTTATAAGTGACGAAGTTTATGAACACTTCATATATGATGATGCAAAGCATTACAGCATGGCAGCCCTTGACGGAATGTTTGAGAGGACAATAACAGTTAACGGCTTCTCAAAGACATTTGCAATGACCGGATGGAGATTAGGCTTTGTTGCAGCACCTTCATGGGTTATTGAAAAGATGGTCAGGTTCCAGATGTACAATGCTACATGCCCAGTAACATTTGTCCAATATGCGGCGGCAAAAGCACTGAGAGATGAAAGGAGCTGGAAGGCCGTTGAAGAAATGAGGAAGGAATATGATAGGAGAAGGAAGCTAGTTTGGAAGAGGCTCAACGAGATGGGCTTGCCAACCGTGAAGCCCAAGGGAGCATTCTACATATTCCCAAGGATTAAAGATACGGGCCTCACGAGCAAGGAGTTCAGCGAACTAATGCTCAAGGAGGCTAGGGTTGCTGTAGTTCCTGGGAGCGCATTTGGAAAAGCAGGAGAAGGTTACGTAAGAATAAGCTACGCAACCGCTTATGAAAAGCTGGAAGAGGCAATGGACAGAATGGAAAAAGTCCTAAAAGAGAAGAAGCTAACGTAA
- a CDS encoding sodium-dependent transporter yields the protein MEQREKWATKIGLILAMAGNAIGLGNFVRFPTQVAGNGGGAFMVPYFLALFLLGIPVMWVEWVQGRYGGKYGHGTLGPTFYLMARESVKPRTALIFGLIGGALAFATTTLLNSYYLHLIGWSAAYSWFSITGAYFGKNTAEFFSQYLSNHGQVFLFWGITVVLLGIAVGQGVSKGIERWVKVMMPLLYIFAIILVIYVFALGSPLGDPNWSTLKGFEFIWSPNWTYLKEHLWGVMLAASGQIFFTLSLGMGIIQNYASYLGPKDDVALSGLATVSLNEFAEVVLGGSIAVPLAVAYAPKIVPADVLAKGSDAALHWISENFGLGFSYTSLPNIFVQMGSAGRLFGALWFLLLWFAGFTSAIAMYNYLTALLEEDLGIPRKTGTWVVFIMYFLLGIPVVYIDGYLDQVDAWISFQLALLALFDIIVGVWLFKPDNFWKELHEGALINVPEIYKWITVIIAPIFILLPLIGTFSDLVSKTLEWPARIAILAMLTIGAIETYYAIKKKYGEELEKNEVIIKV from the coding sequence ATGGAACAAAGAGAAAAATGGGCGACAAAAATTGGACTGATTTTAGCGATGGCAGGAAATGCCATTGGTCTCGGTAACTTCGTCAGATTTCCAACGCAGGTCGCAGGGAATGGTGGAGGAGCCTTCATGGTTCCATACTTCCTTGCACTGTTCCTCCTTGGAATCCCCGTGATGTGGGTAGAGTGGGTCCAGGGAAGGTACGGAGGTAAGTACGGCCACGGAACCTTGGGTCCAACGTTTTACCTTATGGCAAGGGAAAGCGTAAAGCCAAGAACAGCGTTAATCTTTGGATTAATAGGTGGTGCATTAGCTTTTGCGACCACAACATTGCTTAACAGCTATTATCTTCACTTGATTGGATGGTCTGCAGCCTATTCATGGTTCAGCATTACCGGAGCCTACTTCGGTAAAAACACTGCAGAGTTCTTTAGCCAATATTTAAGCAATCACGGCCAAGTATTCCTGTTTTGGGGTATAACAGTAGTTCTTTTGGGCATTGCAGTAGGTCAAGGTGTAAGCAAAGGTATTGAGAGATGGGTCAAGGTAATGATGCCATTGTTATACATCTTTGCAATAATCCTAGTTATTTACGTCTTTGCGTTAGGTTCCCCACTCGGTGATCCTAACTGGTCAACACTCAAGGGATTCGAGTTCATCTGGTCACCAAACTGGACTTATCTCAAAGAGCACTTATGGGGCGTAATGTTGGCAGCTAGTGGTCAGATATTCTTCACGCTGTCATTAGGTATGGGTATCATTCAGAACTACGCTTCATATCTTGGCCCGAAAGATGATGTTGCGCTATCAGGCTTGGCAACGGTATCATTGAACGAGTTTGCAGAGGTAGTTTTGGGTGGTTCAATCGCCGTTCCACTGGCAGTGGCTTACGCTCCAAAGATAGTGCCTGCAGATGTTCTTGCCAAGGGTAGCGATGCCGCGTTACACTGGATTTCAGAAAACTTCGGTCTTGGATTTTCTTACACCAGCCTACCGAACATCTTCGTTCAGATGGGATCAGCTGGGAGATTGTTTGGAGCGCTATGGTTCCTCCTTTTGTGGTTTGCTGGATTTACTTCAGCAATAGCAATGTACAACTATCTAACGGCACTTCTTGAAGAGGATCTAGGAATTCCGAGGAAGACAGGTACCTGGGTTGTCTTCATAATGTACTTCCTCTTGGGAATTCCAGTAGTGTACATAGATGGTTACCTTGACCAAGTTGATGCTTGGATAAGCTTCCAGCTTGCATTACTTGCACTATTCGACATAATAGTCGGTGTGTGGCTGTTCAAGCCCGACAACTTCTGGAAGGAGTTACATGAGGGAGCCCTCATTAATGTGCCGGAGATATACAAGTGGATAACGGTAATTATTGCACCAATATTCATACTCCTGCCCCTTATAGGTACATTCTCAGACTTAGTCAGTAAAACACTCGAGTGGCCTGCAAGGATAGCAATCCTTGCAATGCTGACAATTGGAGCAATAGAAACGTACTATGCAATCAAGAAGAAGTACGGTGAGGAATTGGAGAAGAACGAGGTAATTATAAAGGTCTGA
- a CDS encoding alkaline-shock protein — protein sequence MKSPDILREVAENLKLTVERLQRIKVLEQKKKEKAIELLNEAAENFLKLSGEVEKDNVEMAEFLRKRSVEIKNNTSDRAIERVGEKEYMGSIKKMNLYSKTAFYDFKPTRLKELRRAYRTFIYGMALYFVLAGLSTRPELAITALILAIPAILSMLSLQRRGYTGLMLAYAVAPIPIIQSAMLVRMFYAVLNSPEAIKKAAEVLGRSESFIVAYSWVVILLSIVDFALLTYGLYSLTKHRHAFL from the coding sequence GTGAAAAGCCCAGATATTCTCAGGGAAGTTGCAGAGAACTTAAAGCTCACAGTAGAGAGATTGCAGAGGATAAAAGTTCTCGAGCAGAAAAAGAAAGAGAAGGCGATAGAGTTACTAAACGAAGCTGCAGAGAATTTCTTGAAGTTGAGTGGAGAGGTTGAAAAAGATAACGTTGAAATGGCTGAATTCTTGAGGAAAAGATCGGTTGAGATAAAGAATAATACATCGGATAGGGCAATAGAGAGAGTGGGAGAAAAGGAGTATATGGGAAGCATTAAGAAAATGAACTTGTATTCAAAAACTGCATTTTACGACTTCAAACCGACGAGGCTTAAGGAGCTTAGAAGGGCCTATAGAACCTTCATATATGGAATGGCACTATATTTTGTCCTTGCGGGACTATCAACGAGACCTGAGCTCGCAATAACTGCTTTAATATTGGCAATCCCAGCAATCCTCTCAATGTTGAGCCTTCAGAGAAGGGGGTACACTGGACTTATGCTGGCGTACGCCGTTGCCCCCATCCCAATAATACAAAGTGCAATGCTGGTTCGAATGTTCTATGCAGTGTTAAACAGTCCGGAGGCAATAAAAAAAGCCGCTGAAGTTCTTGGAAGAAGCGAGAGCTTTATCGTAGCGTACAGCTGGGTGGTGATTTTGTTATCAATTGTAGATTTTGCTCTACTTACGTACGGGCTTTACTCGCTGACAAAGCACAGGCATGCATTTCTCTAA
- a CDS encoding NOL1/NOP2/sun family putative RNA methylase, protein MIDKLISLGYSKTFAERYYQLWGERAYRIAQAMEKPLPRCFRVNTLKTTVAELTKRLTKKGFQFRKVPWAREGFCLTREPFSITSTPEYLTGLIYIQEASSMYPPVALDPKPGEIIADMAAAPGGKTSHIAQLMENEGIIYAFDVGEDRLRETRLNLSRLGVTNTILFHKSSLYIDELGIEFDKILLDAPCTGSGTIHKNPERKHNRTIEDVKYCQGLQMKMLEKALDVLKPGGVLVYSTCSLEPEENEFVIQWVLDNFDVELIPLKHGEPALTAPFGIELDEEIKKARRFYPDAHKTSGFFVAKIRKL, encoded by the coding sequence ATGATTGACAAGCTGATTTCTCTTGGTTATTCTAAAACCTTTGCCGAAAGGTACTATCAACTCTGGGGAGAGAGAGCCTACAGGATAGCTCAGGCTATGGAAAAACCTCTACCAAGATGTTTTAGAGTCAACACACTCAAAACAACCGTGGCTGAGCTGACAAAGAGGCTCACCAAAAAGGGGTTTCAGTTCAGGAAGGTTCCATGGGCCAGAGAAGGTTTCTGCTTAACAAGAGAGCCATTCTCAATAACTTCAACTCCTGAATACCTTACGGGCCTGATCTACATCCAAGAAGCCAGCTCAATGTATCCACCAGTAGCCCTAGATCCAAAACCTGGAGAAATAATTGCTGACATGGCAGCCGCCCCAGGTGGAAAAACTTCCCACATAGCACAGCTAATGGAGAACGAAGGTATAATATATGCTTTCGATGTTGGCGAAGATAGGTTAAGAGAAACGAGATTGAACCTCTCGAGGCTTGGAGTTACGAATACCATTCTCTTTCACAAATCATCTCTTTATATAGACGAGCTAGGAATCGAGTTCGATAAAATTCTCCTGGATGCCCCTTGCACCGGTAGTGGGACAATTCACAAGAATCCCGAGAGGAAGCATAACAGAACGATAGAGGATGTAAAGTATTGCCAAGGTTTGCAGATGAAGATGCTTGAAAAGGCATTAGACGTTCTAAAGCCTGGTGGGGTACTCGTGTACTCAACATGCTCACTGGAACCTGAAGAAAATGAATTCGTTATCCAGTGGGTTTTAGATAACTTTGACGTTGAGCTAATTCCCCTCAAACATGGAGAACCGGCCCTAACGGCACCCTTCGGAATTGAACTTGACGAGGAGATAAAGAAAGCTAGAAGGTTTTATCCAGACGCCCACAAAACAAGCGGATTTTTCGTTGCGAAAATTAGGAAGCTTTAG
- the rpiA gene encoding ribose-5-phosphate isomerase RpiA, with protein MNVEDMKKAVAKEALKYIEDDMVVGLGTGSTTAYFIQFLGEMIQRGELEDIYGVPTSYQAKILAIEHGVPVVSLDQVDAIDIAVDGADEVDPNLNLIKGRGAALTMEKIIEYRAGTFVVLVDETKLVDYLCQKMPVPIEVIPVAWKAILEELSIFNAEAKLRMGKKKDGPVVTENGNFIIDAKFQRIEDPLDMEIELNTIPGVVENGIFADIADIVLVGTKEGVKKMER; from the coding sequence ATGAACGTCGAGGATATGAAAAAGGCAGTGGCCAAAGAAGCCCTGAAGTACATAGAAGATGATATGGTAGTTGGCCTAGGTACAGGTTCAACGACAGCTTACTTTATTCAATTTCTAGGAGAGATGATTCAGAGGGGAGAGCTTGAAGATATTTACGGAGTACCAACCTCATATCAAGCAAAGATCCTTGCGATAGAACATGGAGTCCCTGTCGTTAGCCTTGATCAAGTTGATGCGATAGACATTGCAGTTGATGGGGCTGATGAAGTTGATCCAAATTTAAACTTAATCAAGGGTAGAGGTGCAGCCCTTACGATGGAAAAGATCATAGAGTATAGGGCAGGAACGTTCGTAGTCCTCGTAGATGAAACAAAGCTTGTCGACTACCTCTGCCAGAAGATGCCAGTTCCAATTGAGGTTATTCCTGTAGCATGGAAGGCGATTCTTGAGGAACTTAGTATATTTAACGCTGAGGCCAAGCTGAGGATGGGCAAAAAGAAAGACGGCCCGGTAGTCACGGAAAATGGAAACTTCATAATTGATGCGAAATTCCAAAGGATAGAAGACCCCCTAGACATGGAAATAGAGTTAAATACTATCCCAGGAGTCGTCGAAAATGGCATATTTGCAGACATAGCCGATATAGTTCTAGTAGGAACCAAAGAAGGCGTTAAGAAGATGGAGAGATGA
- a CDS encoding metallophosphoesterase, with protein sequence MWIFSKRIKVPEDIKLSQKKILHISDTPESVYKFLQRLLKEVQPDIIIHTGDLVDNIKLERKPWLEGAYRRKLEVLKRILSKTDQLYIIPGNEDKEEIIREIFQNSAIIVRSGTVLNIWGKSIGVGHEPEDVSDLKADFLLYGHDPKEKFGLNGVHSVNIITYPDWKVFKLPYPSGTAFDRGYRFPRGL encoded by the coding sequence GTGTGGATATTTAGCAAGAGAATTAAAGTACCGGAAGATATTAAGCTCTCCCAAAAGAAGATATTGCACATAAGCGATACTCCCGAATCCGTATACAAATTCCTCCAAAGGCTTCTGAAAGAAGTTCAACCTGATATTATAATCCACACAGGAGACCTCGTTGATAATATAAAACTTGAGAGAAAACCATGGTTAGAGGGAGCATACAGGAGAAAACTTGAAGTGCTAAAGCGAATTCTTTCTAAAACTGACCAACTATATATAATTCCAGGAAACGAAGACAAAGAGGAGATAATAAGGGAAATTTTTCAAAATTCTGCAATAATTGTCAGATCTGGCACAGTACTCAACATCTGGGGAAAAAGCATCGGAGTTGGACATGAGCCAGAGGATGTTTCCGATTTAAAGGCAGACTTTCTGCTATATGGGCATGATCCAAAAGAAAAATTTGGCCTAAATGGTGTGCACTCAGTTAACATAATAACGTACCCTGACTGGAAAGTTTTTAAGCTTCCTTATCCTTCGGGAACAGCATTTGATAGAGGATATAGGTTTCCGAGGGGATTATGA
- a CDS encoding 16S rRNA methyltransferase, producing the protein MEKKRLHLIIADSELETVPESILDHPAIVNYARRRKKKPERIILDSTYHHSALRQLEDGERRGRPDIVHICLLNALDSILNKEDRLRVYVHTRNDYVIYIDPSTRLPRNYNRFIGLMESLFEKKTVPEDLKLLRLEKKSLNELISEINPDAVFIMHENGEFMIPKHFGKLLSKFKRPVVIVGGFPHGDFRSKVEGVKISLYREPLMAWTIVNEVIVSYEWEVIK; encoded by the coding sequence ATGGAAAAGAAAAGGTTGCACCTGATCATTGCTGATTCAGAGCTAGAAACTGTCCCAGAGTCAATCCTGGATCATCCGGCCATCGTTAACTATGCTAGGAGAAGGAAGAAAAAGCCGGAAAGAATTATTCTAGATTCAACGTACCATCATTCAGCGCTCAGACAGCTAGAAGATGGGGAAAGGAGGGGGAGACCTGATATAGTCCATATATGCCTATTGAATGCCCTTGATAGCATATTAAATAAGGAGGATCGGCTGAGAGTCTACGTCCACACAAGGAATGATTATGTAATATACATTGATCCATCCACTAGGCTTCCAAGAAACTACAACAGATTCATAGGGTTAATGGAAAGCCTATTTGAGAAGAAGACTGTGCCCGAAGATCTAAAATTGCTGAGGCTAGAGAAAAAGTCATTAAACGAACTTATTTCGGAAATAAATCCAGATGCTGTTTTTATCATGCATGAAAACGGTGAGTTCATGATACCAAAGCACTTCGGTAAACTCCTTTCGAAGTTTAAGAGGCCCGTAGTAATTGTGGGAGGCTTTCCACACGGTGACTTTAGGAGTAAAGTTGAGGGAGTTAAGATAAGCCTATATCGAGAACCTCTAATGGCGTGGACTATTGTTAATGAGGTAATAGTATCGTACGAATGGGAGGTCATCAAATAA